From Leptidea sinapis chromosome 3, ilLepSina1.1, whole genome shotgun sequence, a single genomic window includes:
- the LOC126979559 gene encoding homeobox protein Nkx-2.5-like, whose protein sequence is MNFEQHNEISTSYNDNKYEKNDYYYVKEENFDKYRQRADDQINTPFSVKDILNINQTYCDRTDVWKQERCQEQERLYQQSAYCPDYFNQMYPYVENWNEAYHENKMDDYYSYNYANIYHQNHEQFSDVQVPRVDVELPPPPGVISVDEREIPSMSSSSSYLQADAKFAAIPRKTKIPCLTKMEKRDKNAKRKPRILFSQTQVHALEVRFKAQRYLTAPEREQLAKTLNLSPTQVKIWFQNRRYKSKRLKSPEVSTSTDAKPSKGRKLYKPETRESSLQSYNFKAQNQMNSSMYFDDSTAYEDTERYYNPRLQIQDTTPSYIDSKDCKDADMKKYYSANFVC, encoded by the exons ATGAACTTTGAGCAACATAACGAAATATCGACGTCTTACAATGACAATAAATACGAAAAAAACGATTATTACTACGTCAAAGAAGAGAATTTCGACAAATATAGACAAAGAGCTGACGATCAAATTAATACGCCTTTCTCCGTGAAAGATATATTGAACATAAACCAGACTTATTGTGATCGGACTGACGTTTGGAAACAGGAAAGATGCCAAGAACAGGAGAGATTGTATCAACAAAGCGCTTATTGTCCGGATTATTTTAACCAAATGTATCCGTATGTTGAAAATTGGAACGAGGCTTATCATGAGAATAAAATGGATGATTATTACAGCTATAATTACGCGAATATATATCATCAGAATCATGAACAGTTTTCGGATGTACAGGTGCCCAGGGTGGATGTGGAGCTACCTCCACCTCCTGGTGTTATAAGCGTTGATGAGAGGGAAATACCATCGATGAGTTCTTCATCATCTTATTTACAAGCGGACGCGAAATTTGCAGCAATACCAAGGAAAACTA AGATACCTTGCCTGACAAAGATGGAGAAAAGAGACAAAAACGCAAAAAGAAAACCCAGAATCCTGTTTTCGCAGACTCAAGTCCATGCGTTAGAAGTCCGCTTCAAAGCTCAACGCTATTTAACCGCTCCTGAACGAGAACAGCTAGCAAAAACGCTAAATCTATCGCCAACACAAGTTAAAATATGGTTCCAGAACAGAAGATATAAGAGTAAACGACTGAAATCCCCAGAGGTATCAACGTCTACAGACGCGAAACCCAGCAAAGGTAGAAAACTTTATAAACCAGAAACAAGGGAAAGTAGTTTACAATCATATAATTTTAAGGCTCAGAATCAAATGAATTCGTCAATGTATTTCGACGATAGTACCGCGTATGAAGACACTGAGAGATATTACAATCCGCGGTTACAAATTCAAGACACGACTCCTAGTTATATAGATTCAAAAGATTGCAAAGATGCTGATATGAAGAAATATTACTCAGCAAATTTTGTCTGTTAG